Proteins from one Nilaparvata lugens isolate BPH chromosome 10, ASM1435652v1, whole genome shotgun sequence genomic window:
- the LOC111059606 gene encoding uncharacterized protein LOC111059606, with protein MKSSRLLISLIRLWKNISGSPSNRLDSWKRHTNQEIGGCRWRLTGDIRWRLGGGTLRSLGGAWRDLRRRRYRVGRPHSLIRTLIGINRINDVIDLRRRQLGQVLRVEIDGAYAASLSLSWGLRCMVLGLLIGRCRSCIVLGVVAEVGNLRVSWRLVHGDVIMEYFE; from the exons atgaagtcctccaggctattgatatctcttatccggctctggaaaaacatcagcggctcgccgagTAATAGACTAGACAGTTGGAAgcgccatactaaccaagag ATTGGTGGTTGCAGATGGCGGTTGACTGGCGATATCAGATGGCGATTGGGTGGCGGCACTCTCCGTTCCCTCGGCGGCGCTTGGAGAGATCTGCGAAGACGCCggtaccgggttggacgccctcactccctcatccggactctcatcggaattaatcGCATCAACGACGTTATCgatcttcgtagaagacaattgggccaggttttgcgggtcgaaattgatggagcatatgctgcctccctctctctctcatggGGTCTCCGCTGCATGGTCCTGGGGTTGTTGATTGGCCGGTGTCGTAGCTGCATAGTTTTGGGGGTggtcgctgaagtaggaaatttgcgagttagctggcgactggttcatggtgacgttattatggaatatttcgagtaa